ATGACTACAATGGCAGTTATGGTTCACAAGTAACTTTTGCAGCGACAAATGGTACTACTTATATTTTTGCATTTGACAATCGATACAGCTCAGCTACTTTTGACTTTTCAGTTATAGAAGCTGCTCCTCCAGCACAAGATATTTTGTCATTCACTTCAACTCCAGTTTCAGGAATTGCAGGCAATTTCAATAATTGTATAGTTGATATGAATGGTGATTACCTAGACGATATCGTATCCGCAATCAGCACTACTCAACTTGCTATTACATACCAACAATCAAATGGAACATTTTCTACAGTAACTTTTCCTTTAACCAATACAGTTATTACGCCTTCTTGGAGTATTGCTGCAGGTGATTATGACAATAATGGTTTTAATGATTTGATTTATGGTTCAGGAAGTGGGGTTACTTTCTTAAAAGCAGACAATGATGGTACAGCTTACACAACTGACAGAAAAACACAATCGTATTTAGTACAAAGAACAAATTTCGTTGATATAAATAACGATGGTTTATTAGATGGATTTGCATGCGATGATAATGCTCCAAACAGATACTACATTAATGATGGAACAAACCTAAATCATATTCAAGGTGGAATTGGTGATTTTGCTTCTGGTGGAAATTATGCTACCAATTGGTTTGATTTTGATAATGATGGTGATGTTGATGCCTACATTGCAAAATGTGGCCAAGGTGGTTCTGGAGTTGGAGGTAATATTGACCAACTGTATAGAAATAATGGTAATGGAACTTTTACCAACATTGCAGTTGAGGCCAACATGGCAAACCCTGAACAAACCTGGTCTGGAGCCGTTGGTGACTTTAATAATGATGGTTGGATGGATGTTATTGTTGGTGTAAATTCTCTTTCAGATGGACATTCAAATGTAAAAAGAAATAATGGTGATGGCACTTTTACTAGTGTTACTGCTGGCTCTGGATTTGATACTTTTAATTCTACAGGTAGAGAATATGTAGCTCAGGATTTTAATAATGACGGATTTTTAGATGTATTAGGTGCTGGAAGCACAATTATGTTTGGTGATGGAAACTTTCATTTCACACCAAATCCAAATACATATCCTTTATCGACAGTAGATAGACCAATAGGCGACCTAAATAATGATGGCTTTTTAGACATTCAAAATGGAAATAATATTCTGTTTAATAATGGCAATTCTAACAATTGGTTCAATGTAAACTTAAGAGGAATTTTAAGTAACAGAAACGGAATTGGTGCTAGAATTGAAATTCATGGCGCTTGGGGAATACAAATAAGAGATGTTCAAAGTGGAACAGGTTTTCAAAACATGAGTACTTTAACAGCTCATTTTGGAATTGGTCAAGAAACTCAAATTACACAGTTAGTCATTAAATGGCCATCTGGAACAGTTGATACTATC
The window above is part of the Flavobacterium sp. PMTSA4 genome. Proteins encoded here:
- a CDS encoding FG-GAP-like repeat-containing protein, whose protein sequence is MKKTLSFLVLFFCSSVVFAQLDCANAVSVALNSTTTAPAFTNENGVAPTQLCGLNNGTGSKGKWYKFTATQDINVTITTVLSQNNNKDTRLIVYSGTCAALVCIGSNDDYNGSYGSQVTFAATNGTTYIFAFDNRYSSATFDFSVIEAAPPAQDILSFTSTPVSGIAGNFNNCIVDMNGDYLDDIVSAISTTQLAITYQQSNGTFSTVTFPLTNTVITPSWSIAAGDYDNNGFNDLIYGSGSGVTFLKADNDGTAYTTDRKTQSYLVQRTNFVDINNDGLLDGFACDDNAPNRYYINDGTNLNHIQGGIGDFASGGNYATNWFDFDNDGDVDAYIAKCGQGGSGVGGNIDQLYRNNGNGTFTNIAVEANMANPEQTWSGAVGDFNNDGWMDVIVGVNSLSDGHSNVKRNNGDGTFTSVTAGSGFDTFNSTGREYVAQDFNNDGFLDVLGAGSTIMFGDGNFHFTPNPNTYPLSTVDRPIGDLNNDGFLDIQNGNNILFNNGNSNNWFNVNLRGILSNRNGIGARIEIHGAWGIQIRDVQSGTGFQNMSTLTAHFGIGQETQITQLVIKWPSGTVDTIQNPASNQSLLVVEGSTLSINDFNNTAFNLYPNPAKRILNINSNNGMTFKSITVFDLNGRIVLKSKVDNASVDVQPLTTGTYIALLLDENGKTYSSKFIKE